A genome region from Staphylococcus capitis subsp. capitis includes the following:
- the nadE gene encoding ammonia-dependent NAD(+) synthetase: MSKLQDIVVKEMKVKQQIDSEKEFDEIKHFIKSYVQSHSFIKSLVLGISGGQDSTLTGKIVQLAVNELRAEGRECKFIAVKLPYGVQKDADEVEDALQFIEPDEIVTVNIKPAVDQSVQSLKEAGIELTDFQRGNEKARERMKVQFSIASNQSGIVVGTDHSAENITGFYTKYGDGAADIAPIFGLDKRQGKQLLKYLNAPKHLYEKVPTADLEDDKPQLPDEEALGVTYDQIDDYLEGKDIPAEARETIEKHYVRNAHKRELAYTRYTWPKN, from the coding sequence ATGAGTAAATTACAAGATATTGTTGTTAAAGAAATGAAAGTAAAACAACAGATTGATAGTGAAAAGGAATTTGATGAAATAAAACATTTTATTAAATCTTATGTTCAATCTCATTCTTTTATAAAATCGCTAGTACTTGGAATTTCTGGGGGACAAGATTCTACATTAACAGGAAAAATCGTACAATTAGCTGTAAATGAATTACGAGCAGAAGGACGTGAATGTAAGTTTATAGCAGTAAAATTACCGTACGGTGTTCAGAAGGATGCTGATGAGGTAGAAGATGCACTGCAATTTATAGAGCCTGATGAAATCGTTACAGTTAATATTAAACCTGCAGTCGATCAAAGTGTCCAATCCCTTAAGGAAGCAGGTATCGAATTAACAGATTTTCAAAGAGGAAATGAAAAAGCTCGTGAACGTATGAAAGTTCAATTTTCGATTGCTTCAAATCAAAGTGGTATAGTGGTTGGAACTGACCATTCTGCTGAGAACATTACAGGATTCTATACTAAGTATGGTGATGGCGCAGCTGATATTGCTCCAATTTTCGGTTTAGATAAAAGACAAGGTAAACAATTATTGAAGTATTTAAATGCACCTAAACATTTATATGAAAAAGTACCAACTGCAGATTTAGAAGATGATAAACCACAATTACCTGACGAGGAAGCGCTTGGTGTTACTTACGATCAAATAGATGATTATCTTGAAGGGAAAGATATACCCGCTGAAGCACGTGAAACTATTGAGAAACATTATGTAAGAAATGCCCATAAACGTGAACTTGCATATACAAGATATACTTGGCCTAAAAACTAA
- a CDS encoding DUF2179 domain-containing protein, translating into MSAIAHNPWLMVLAIFVINVCYVTFLTMRTILTLKGYRYIAAVVSFLEVLVYVVGLGLVMSSLDQIQNIFAYALGFSVGIIVGMKIEEKLALGYTVVNVTSSEYELDLPNELRNLGYGVTHYEAFGRDGSRMVMQILTPRKYEFKLMDTIKNLDPKAFIIAYEPRNIHGGFWVKGVRRRKLKAYEPEHLDVVVEHEELESAKTNEQKV; encoded by the coding sequence ATGTCAGCAATCGCTCATAATCCATGGCTAATGGTTTTGGCCATATTTGTAATCAATGTCTGTTATGTCACATTCCTGACAATGAGAACCATATTAACATTGAAAGGCTATCGTTATATTGCTGCTGTGGTAAGTTTCCTTGAAGTGCTTGTATATGTTGTAGGTTTAGGATTGGTTATGTCTAGTTTAGATCAAATCCAAAATATTTTTGCATATGCATTAGGCTTCTCAGTTGGAATTATCGTAGGTATGAAGATAGAAGAGAAATTAGCGTTAGGTTATACTGTAGTCAATGTTACTTCATCAGAGTATGAATTAGATTTACCTAATGAATTAAGAAATTTAGGTTATGGTGTAACTCACTATGAAGCATTCGGTCGTGATGGTAGTCGAATGGTCATGCAAATTTTAACACCACGTAAATATGAATTTAAGCTTATGGATACAATTAAAAATCTTGACCCCAAAGCCTTTATCATTGCTTATGAACCGAGGAATATACATGGCGGATTCTGGGTTAAAGGGGTACGCAGACGTAAACTTAAAGCATACGAGCCAGAGCATTTAGATGTTGTAGTAGAACATGAAGAATTAGAAAGTGCGAAGACGAATGAGCAAAAAGTTTAA
- a CDS encoding NETI motif-containing protein: protein MSKKFKVEDNETIADCLARMREEGFMPTRRMEKPVYKENKDGSIEVLKQDIIFVGKPID from the coding sequence ATGAGCAAAAAGTTTAAAGTCGAAGATAATGAGACCATTGCTGATTGCTTAGCTCGTATGCGTGAAGAAGGTTTTATGCCAACTCGTAGAATGGAAAAACCAGTCTATAAAGAAAATAAAGATGGAAGTATTGAAGTGCTTAAACAGGACATTATTTTTGTGGGTAAACCTATAGATTAA